In Erigeron canadensis isolate Cc75 chromosome 8, C_canadensis_v1, whole genome shotgun sequence, the DNA window tttttcttccatattCTATGATGACCACTCGTTGGGTGCATCCCTGGTAAGATCTATGGCTTCTGCTAAGTGGGAGGAAGACCTTATCACTCTCGCGTCGTGTAATGTCGTATGTATGATACAGGTGGTGTGGTGATTGGCGGCAGAATAAAAAAGTTGCCATTGATTTAAAAACAATGGAGAACTACCAAGTCATTCTAATTTTAGATGCTCAATTCATCCCTAAAATAGAGTCGATTGTTGATTACTAAGTTTGTCACTTCTTCACTGTATGAATATTCAAGAATCCATCTAGACAGACAATAAGACATGCTCAAGAATCCAATCATCCATTAGGTATTAGCTTTGACAAATAGAATGTCTGAAGTCCGAAATGAAAGATGAACTCTATCATTATTTTAGTGAACAAAGTAATGTTTCTAGTTTACAACACTGCCAAGTACTTCTGTCCAAAATCACTCATTATTTACTACCTTAAAAAATCTAGAACCCAAATGCTTTTCGATAATGGATGAGGTTTTCATGTTTCCTAACCACCCCCAATATGTTATATCGTAAGGTTTGAACCTGATACCTGTGACCGAGGACATTAGGTCATCTGAACTACTACACCACACATCCACAtataaattcattaaaaacTATGCTCTATCTTTGACTAGTAAAAATGACATCAAAACAGAAAGTAGAAAAGGccaatatatagatagatatattcaTACCTTTTCATTCTCTTCAAAGCTTGAGGACTGACATCAGATTTATTACCAGATTTAGTCCTCTTTTTCAAAAACTCATTTCCCCATTTCAACCTATCAACAGTCACATCCCCACACCACAATATCCCTCTTATCAACTGACCCGACCCGGAAGCAATTAATTTAGCAACCGACCCACTATAATCTTCAACATTTGGCGCCAAAGTCGTCCAATACGCCGCCGCTTTAACCTCCGCCGTACCACCACTTTCCTCCGCCCcaaccgccaccaccaccggcGACACATCCTTCACTGAAAACACACTGTATTCATCCAAAATCCCATCAAAAAACTCCATATCAAAATCATGACCCGGAACAGTCAACCCATAGTTCAACAAGTTATCGGGTTCAAGATCCGATTTTGACTCCGACCCAGTACGCAGGGTGAAAAAATAATGAGACCCATCTAGTTTAACAGCTGCTTCGTCTTTAGTTAACGGAAACTGAATTTGGTTTCCGATACGTGCAATAACGGCGACGACGGCGGGGCCTTGCCGGAGCTGGAGAATTTGTAGCTCGCCGGAAGCAAGTTCGACGCTTTGGTGTTTATCTATCAAATGGATGATACAATTTGGGATATTTATTATGATTTCTTCAGATGATTCGAAAGAGTGATCAGTATGATCATCA includes these proteins:
- the LOC122580282 gene encoding senescence/dehydration-associated protein At3g51250-like — translated: MESQRPNYRYNQSLYPQIHQSNPNPNPNYTPSAPSLYPSLDYANDIQNLIINDTNDDHTDHSFESSEEIIINIPNCIIHLIDKHQSVELASGELQILQLRQGPAVVAVIARIGNQIQFPLTKDEAAVKLDGSHYFFTLRTGSESKSDLEPDNLLNYGLTVPGHDFDMEFFDGILDEYSVFSVKDVSPVVVAVGAEESGGTAEVKAAAYWTTLAPNVEDYSGSVAKLIASGSGQLIRGILWCGDVTVDRLKWGNEFLKKRTKSGNKSDVSPQALKRMKRAKRLTKMSESVATGVLSGVVKVSGLITGSIVNSKPGKKFFNFLPGEIILASLDGFNKVCDAVEVAGKNVMGTTSTVTTDYVSHRHGEDAAKVTHEGMTAAGHAIGTAWAVFKIRKALNPKSAIKPTTLVKAAASKSKSKASKSKS